In one Shinella zoogloeoides genomic region, the following are encoded:
- the acpS gene encoding holo-ACP synthase, which yields MIIGIGSDLIDIRRVEKSLERFGERFTERCFTEIERAKSDGRKNRAASYAKRFAAKEACSKALGTGLAQGVFWKDMGVVNLPGGKPTMKLTGGAHERLKQLLPEGHEARIHITITDDFPLAQAFVIIEALPSGTPG from the coding sequence ATGATCATCGGCATCGGCAGCGACCTCATCGACATCCGCCGGGTGGAGAAGTCGCTGGAGCGGTTCGGCGAGCGTTTCACGGAACGCTGCTTCACCGAGATCGAGCGGGCGAAGTCGGACGGGCGCAAGAACCGCGCGGCCTCCTATGCCAAGCGGTTCGCCGCCAAGGAGGCCTGTTCCAAGGCGCTCGGCACGGGGCTGGCGCAGGGCGTGTTCTGGAAGGACATGGGCGTCGTCAACCTGCCGGGCGGCAAGCCGACGATGAAGCTCACCGGCGGCGCGCACGAACGGCTTAAGCAGCTTCTGCCGGAAGGCCACGAGGCGCGCATCCACATCACCATCACGGATGACTTTCCGCTGGCCCAGGCTTTCGTGATCATCGAGGCGCTGCCGTCCGGAACGCCCGGATAA
- the rnc gene encoding ribonuclease III, translating into MKGAIPLNDANRKALEDLIGYAFSDKDRLDRAITHASARPGKGSNYERLEFLGDRVLGLCVAEMLFRTFREAKEGELSVRLNQLVSAESCAAVSDDLELHRFIRTGADVKKLTGKAMLNVRADVVESLIAAIYLDGGLEAARDFILRNWQDRAARAEGARRDAKTELQEWAHARFGVTPNYRVDERSGPDHDPRFTVTVEIKGVKPETGIDRSKRAAEQAAATKILEREGVWPKGSA; encoded by the coding sequence ATGAAGGGCGCCATTCCGCTGAACGACGCGAACCGGAAAGCCCTTGAAGACCTGATCGGTTACGCCTTTTCCGACAAGGACCGCCTCGACCGGGCCATCACGCATGCCAGTGCCCGCCCCGGCAAGGGCAGCAACTACGAGCGTCTGGAATTCCTCGGCGACCGCGTGCTGGGGCTTTGCGTCGCCGAGATGCTGTTCCGCACTTTTCGCGAGGCGAAGGAGGGCGAGCTTTCCGTTCGCCTGAACCAGCTCGTGAGCGCGGAAAGCTGTGCGGCGGTCTCTGATGATCTCGAGCTGCACCGCTTCATCCGCACCGGCGCCGACGTGAAGAAGCTCACCGGAAAAGCCATGCTGAATGTGCGCGCCGATGTGGTAGAGTCGCTGATCGCCGCGATCTACCTCGACGGCGGGCTTGAGGCGGCGCGGGACTTTATCCTGCGCAACTGGCAGGACAGGGCGGCCCGCGCGGAAGGCGCGCGGCGCGACGCCAAGACCGAATTGCAGGAATGGGCGCATGCCAGGTTCGGCGTGACGCCCAACTACCGCGTGGACGAACGTTCGGGACCGGATCACGACCCGCGCTTCACCGTGACGGTGGAGATAAAGGGCGTGAAGCCGGAAACCGGCATCGACCGCTCGAAACGGGCGGCCGAACAGGCGGCCGCGACAAAAATTCTGGAACGCGAAGGCGTCTGGCCCAAGGGCAGCGCCTGA
- the lepB gene encoding signal peptidase I, protein MFANKEKSGVAEKTEKAQSGLWENVKVIIQALLLAVVIRTVFFQPFTIPSGSMMPTLLVGDYLFVNKFSYGYSKYSLPFSPNLFSGRIFASEPERGDIVVFRFPPNPDIDYIKRLVGLPGDRIQVRDSELYVNGVPVKREHNGFFRADDQYDTGEDVPIFRETMDNGVAYDTLDTRPGTVGDNTREFIVPEGHYFMMGDNRDNSADSRFDVGFVPAENLIGRASLIFFSLGNDTSFSEIWKWPTNLRWDRLFKVVE, encoded by the coding sequence ATGTTTGCAAATAAGGAAAAGTCCGGCGTGGCAGAGAAGACTGAGAAGGCCCAGAGCGGCCTGTGGGAAAACGTCAAGGTCATCATCCAGGCGCTCCTGCTCGCCGTGGTCATCCGCACCGTGTTTTTCCAGCCCTTCACCATCCCGTCCGGCTCGATGATGCCGACGCTGCTCGTCGGCGACTATCTGTTCGTCAACAAGTTCTCCTACGGCTATTCGAAATATTCGCTGCCGTTCTCGCCGAACCTGTTCTCCGGCCGCATCTTCGCGAGCGAACCGGAGCGCGGCGACATCGTCGTTTTCCGCTTCCCGCCGAACCCCGACATCGACTACATCAAGCGTCTCGTCGGCCTGCCGGGCGACCGGATACAGGTGCGCGACAGCGAACTCTACGTCAACGGCGTGCCCGTCAAGCGCGAGCATAACGGCTTCTTCCGTGCCGACGACCAGTACGATACCGGCGAGGACGTGCCGATCTTCCGCGAGACCATGGACAATGGCGTAGCCTACGACACGCTGGACACCCGTCCGGGCACCGTCGGCGACAACACGCGCGAATTCATCGTGCCGGAAGGCCACTATTTCATGATGGGCGACAACCGCGACAACTCGGCCGACAGCCGCTTCGACGTCGGTTTCGTTCCGGCGGAAAACCTGATTGGTCGCGCCAGCCTGATCTTCTTCTCGCTCGGCAACGACACCTCGTTCAGCGAGATCTGGAAATGGCCGACCAACCTGCGCTGGGACCGCCTGTTCAAGGTCGTTGAATGA
- a CDS encoding putative bifunctional diguanylate cyclase/phosphodiesterase encodes MTLGKRALALIFPVVLAGYVLAASLIYYVQSSSILGLERARLWQQMGLLTAVFQNEVTQNRSFIYSLVEGGAVRLFINEPDAAYRSTALGVRLQQSITSLSDDRKRFISVAIIRPPLTVDYYFEDSDDPFAEITPQQMEHARQVIASPRLSSWNYLDEAGIEPLIVHSEFIDPLTFNRPVASAKGGAILVQTAVRPKAFLDMKRALEKEYGATVDIGQHQFLAKGALSATATLGPSLFARLTPDPAFLNNRLATLKTLLALGAIALSLFTIGLVLLLVRRYITNPIASLDRQLTDVMTGSRSALPEMNEAGEIGRLSANVKRLHDHSMQSFDLVQNASWTDTLTGISNREYFNIRSTQIIEEAEAEDIGCTLLFIDVDNFKFVNDKHGHKIGDELLKTLADRISAIVDRVVAERGLPHGLFARLSGDEFAIMLRCQPGGGTITEISNAILDLFAEGFEVLDKAYPVTASIGIAVYPEDARNLPELIANADAAMYQAKSQGKNGSARYSRSLHEKRNRQRRIEEELRILDPDDEFHLVYMPIVDGHGKVTGCEALLRWNSPLLGRVTPDEFIPIAETTGLFSKIDWWVIDRAMAEYGQIRKLFGAETVLCINISSAELYTKSISDHFCACADRHGVEARMIEIELTETFAVKLGEQSRRNIEILRARGFRISIDDFGAGYTSVQQIIEYPAETIKLDRELVESLTRSAALPTLRALVALCHAQDMSVIAEGVDTTEKMALLAAAGCDLYQGYLICKPQPIEELGIWAMQRLMEKAREMTQTLELRARA; translated from the coding sequence GTGACGCTCGGTAAACGCGCCCTCGCCCTCATCTTCCCGGTCGTGCTGGCAGGCTACGTGCTTGCCGCCTCCCTCATCTATTACGTCCAGAGCTCCTCGATCCTCGGGCTGGAGCGCGCGCGCCTCTGGCAGCAGATGGGCCTCCTGACCGCCGTCTTCCAGAACGAGGTCACGCAGAACCGCAGCTTCATCTATTCGCTGGTCGAAGGCGGCGCGGTCCGGCTCTTCATCAACGAGCCCGACGCGGCCTACCGCAGCACCGCGCTCGGCGTGCGCCTGCAGCAGAGCATCACCTCGCTCTCCGACGACCGCAAGCGCTTCATCTCGGTGGCGATCATCCGCCCGCCGCTGACGGTCGATTACTATTTCGAGGACAGCGACGACCCGTTCGCAGAAATCACCCCGCAGCAGATGGAGCATGCCCGCCAGGTTATCGCGAGCCCCCGGCTCTCCTCCTGGAACTATCTCGACGAGGCCGGTATCGAGCCGTTGATCGTGCATTCCGAGTTCATCGATCCGCTCACCTTCAACCGCCCGGTAGCAAGCGCCAAGGGCGGCGCGATCCTGGTGCAGACGGCTGTCCGGCCAAAAGCCTTCCTCGACATGAAGCGGGCGCTCGAAAAGGAATACGGCGCGACGGTCGATATCGGCCAGCACCAGTTCCTGGCGAAGGGCGCGCTTTCGGCGACCGCGACGCTCGGCCCTTCCCTCTTCGCCCGCCTGACACCGGATCCCGCTTTCCTCAACAACCGGCTCGCCACGCTAAAGACGCTGCTGGCGCTCGGCGCGATCGCGCTCAGCCTGTTCACCATCGGCCTCGTGCTGCTGCTCGTGCGCCGCTACATCACCAATCCTATCGCCAGCCTCGACCGTCAGCTCACCGACGTGATGACCGGCAGCCGCAGCGCGCTGCCGGAAATGAACGAGGCCGGCGAGATCGGCCGCCTCTCGGCGAACGTCAAACGGCTGCACGACCACTCCATGCAGTCCTTCGACCTCGTGCAGAACGCCTCCTGGACGGACACGCTGACCGGCATCTCGAACCGGGAATATTTCAACATCCGCTCGACGCAGATCATCGAGGAGGCGGAAGCCGAGGATATCGGCTGCACCCTGCTCTTCATCGACGTCGACAACTTCAAGTTCGTCAATGACAAGCACGGCCACAAGATCGGCGACGAGCTGTTGAAGACGCTGGCCGACCGCATCTCCGCCATCGTCGACCGCGTCGTTGCCGAGCGCGGGCTGCCGCATGGCCTGTTCGCCCGCCTTTCCGGCGACGAGTTCGCCATCATGCTGCGCTGCCAGCCGGGCGGCGGCACGATCACCGAGATTTCCAACGCGATCCTCGACCTCTTCGCCGAGGGCTTCGAGGTGCTGGACAAGGCCTATCCGGTGACGGCCAGCATCGGCATCGCCGTCTATCCGGAAGATGCCCGCAACCTGCCGGAACTCATCGCCAATGCGGATGCCGCCATGTACCAAGCGAAATCCCAGGGCAAGAACGGCTCGGCCCGCTATTCGCGATCGCTGCACGAAAAGCGCAACCGCCAGCGCCGCATCGAGGAGGAATTGCGCATCCTCGACCCGGACGACGAATTCCACCTCGTCTACATGCCGATCGTCGACGGCCACGGCAAGGTGACGGGCTGCGAGGCGCTGCTGCGCTGGAACTCCCCCCTGCTCGGCCGCGTGACGCCGGACGAATTCATCCCCATCGCCGAGACGACGGGCCTGTTCAGCAAGATCGACTGGTGGGTGATCGACCGGGCAATGGCGGAGTACGGCCAGATCCGCAAGCTCTTCGGCGCGGAAACGGTCCTCTGCATCAACATCTCGTCCGCCGAACTCTACACCAAGTCGATCAGCGACCATTTCTGCGCCTGTGCCGACCGGCATGGCGTGGAAGCGCGCATGATCGAGATCGAGCTGACGGAAACCTTCGCGGTGAAGCTCGGCGAGCAATCGCGCCGCAACATCGAGATCCTGCGCGCACGCGGGTTCCGCATCTCCATCGACGATTTCGGCGCGGGCTACACATCCGTGCAGCAGATCATCGAGTATCCGGCCGAGACCATCAAGCTCGACCGCGAGCTTGTCGAAAGCCTGACCCGCTCGGCCGCCTTGCCGACGCTGCGCGCGCTCGTCGCGCTCTGCCATGCGCAGGACATGTCCGTTATCGCGGAGGGGGTCGATACGACCGAGAAGATGGCCCTGCTCGCCGCCGCCGGCTGCGATCTCTACCAGGGCTATCTCATCTGCAAGCCCCAGCCGATCGAGGAGCTTGGCATCTGGGCGATGCAGCGGCTGATGGAGAAAGCGCGCGAGATGACGCAGACGCTGGAGCTTCGGGCGCGGGCTTGA
- a CDS encoding DUF2062 domain-containing protein: MLFRRRKKPSWPDRLREFFWPRKGLTRPARYLAKRILRLSASPHAVAAGVAAGAFSAFTPLLGFHVILALALAYLMAGNLLAAALATTIANPLTIPLIALATFRLGEAMLGIQSAEAISASELFHRLEHLELSELWQPVLKPMLVGAGILGTSAAILAYCATRFAVRSFKARRHARLASAAHIPVLSRGDHTL, encoded by the coding sequence ATGTTGTTCAGGCGCCGAAAAAAACCTTCCTGGCCGGACCGATTGCGCGAATTCTTCTGGCCGCGCAAAGGGTTGACGCGCCCGGCGCGGTATCTCGCCAAGCGAATCCTGCGCCTTTCCGCCTCGCCCCACGCGGTAGCCGCGGGCGTCGCGGCCGGCGCCTTCTCCGCTTTCACGCCGCTCCTCGGTTTTCATGTCATCCTGGCGCTGGCGCTGGCCTACCTGATGGCGGGCAACCTGCTTGCCGCCGCGCTCGCCACGACCATCGCCAATCCGCTGACCATTCCGCTGATCGCCCTCGCGACCTTCCGGCTGGGCGAGGCGATGCTCGGCATCCAATCCGCCGAGGCGATTTCCGCATCCGAGCTCTTCCATAGGCTGGAGCATCTCGAACTGTCGGAACTCTGGCAGCCGGTGCTGAAGCCGATGCTGGTCGGCGCCGGCATTCTCGGCACCTCGGCCGCCATCCTTGCCTATTGCGCGACGCGCTTTGCCGTGCGCTCGTTCAAGGCGCGGCGCCACGCCCGCCTTGCATCCGCCGCGCATATCCCCGTCCTTTCCCGTGGAGACCATACCCTATGA
- a CDS encoding polyamine ABC transporter substrate-binding protein produces the protein MRGAFLAAVSSTAFAIAAPASAATLNLLIWESYIDEQILKDFSAKTGIEVRQTFYDSGDARDEILADPNSNVDVVVTNENGARLYGNRGIIMAVDTKNVPALKDYADSWTTRCGGYGVPYLWGTMGILYRSDKITTPPTSWADMMKPAESLRGHIAMYDDHAEAFVAPLVLLGKSVNANDNETLKAAYELMKAQLPYVLTYDYVITSVQSADKGPNIYMALGYSGDQYTLNDKVSAPGLWRYVVPKEGTLSWLDCIAVSERSQNKELALKLVDYISSAENGARNAITLNMPTASTAALALLPQDVRSNPEIYAAPEILAKSQLQEELTVQSVQARRRIISSLAQLSDAR, from the coding sequence ATGCGCGGCGCATTTCTTGCAGCAGTCTCATCGACGGCCTTCGCCATCGCTGCCCCGGCAAGCGCGGCGACGCTCAATCTCCTCATCTGGGAATCCTACATCGACGAGCAGATCCTGAAGGATTTCTCGGCCAAGACCGGCATCGAGGTACGCCAGACCTTCTACGACAGCGGCGATGCGCGCGACGAGATTCTCGCCGACCCCAACAGCAATGTCGATGTGGTCGTGACCAACGAGAACGGCGCCAGGCTCTACGGCAACCGCGGCATCATCATGGCCGTCGACACGAAAAACGTGCCGGCCCTGAAGGACTATGCCGACAGCTGGACGACACGCTGCGGCGGCTATGGCGTGCCCTATCTCTGGGGCACGATGGGCATCCTCTACCGCTCCGACAAGATCACCACGCCGCCGACCTCCTGGGCGGACATGATGAAACCGGCTGAGAGCCTGCGCGGCCATATCGCCATGTACGACGACCACGCCGAGGCCTTCGTCGCCCCGCTCGTGCTGCTCGGCAAGTCCGTCAACGCCAACGACAACGAGACGCTGAAGGCAGCCTACGAGCTGATGAAGGCGCAGCTGCCCTACGTGCTCACCTACGACTACGTCATCACCTCGGTCCAGAGCGCCGACAAGGGGCCGAACATTTACATGGCGCTCGGCTACAGCGGCGACCAGTACACCCTGAACGACAAGGTCTCCGCGCCGGGCCTCTGGCGCTACGTCGTGCCGAAGGAAGGCACGCTCTCCTGGCTCGACTGCATCGCCGTCAGCGAGCGCTCGCAGAACAAGGAGCTCGCGCTGAAGCTCGTCGACTATATCAGCAGTGCCGAGAACGGCGCGCGCAACGCCATCACGCTCAACATGCCGACCGCGAGCACCGCCGCCCTGGCGCTGCTGCCGCAGGACGTCCGATCCAATCCCGAAATCTATGCCGCACCGGAAATCCTGGCCAAGAGCCAGCTTCAGGAGGAACTGACCGTGCAATCGGTCCAGGCCCGCCGCCGCATCATCAGCAGTCTGGCCCAACTCAGTGACGCTCGGTAA
- a CDS encoding DUF3563 family protein, with protein MLKQFKNFTRALRIPSAEDRETAYLNGAIDRIDLEYRQRQIDRGLFRKSY; from the coding sequence ATGCTGAAGCAGTTCAAGAATTTCACCCGCGCCCTGCGCATTCCGTCCGCTGAAGACCGCGAAACCGCCTACCTGAACGGCGCTATCGACCGGATCGACCTGGAATACCGCCAGCGTCAGATCGACCGCGGCCTCTTCCGCAAGTCCTACTGA
- a CDS encoding RelA/SpoT family protein, with translation MMRQYELVERVQKYKPDVNEALLNKAYVYAMQKHGQQKRASGDPYISHPLEVAAILTDMRLDESTVAVALLHDTIEDTSATRAEIDELFGEDIGALVEGLTKIKKLDLVSKKAKQAENLRKLLLAISDDVRVLLVKLADRLHNMRTLDHMSPEKRARISEETMDIYAPLAGRMGMQDMREELEDLSFRYINPEAYETVTRKLEELSRRNEGLIRKIEDELRELLVTNGLAEALVKGRQKKPYSVFRKMQSKSLSFEQLSDVYAFRILVDDVPGCYAALGIVHTRWRVVPGRFKDYISTPKQNDYQSIHTTIVGPSRQRIELQIRTKRMHEIAEYGIAAHSLYKDKEAVNGDVAPSPRSNAYAMLRRTIEALAEGDNPEEFLEHTKLELFQDQVFTFTPKGQLITLPRGATPIDFAYAVHTNVGDTCVGAKINGRIMPLVTRLNNGDEVEIIRSGIQVPPPAWEEIVVTGKARAAIRRATRAAVRKQYSGLGYRILERTFDRAGKVFSRDGLKPVLHRLGQKEVEDAIASVGRGELSSLDVLRAVFPDYQDERVTVKPSSDDGWFNMRSVAGMVFKLPGKTKAELERGEGEAGPEALPIRGLSGNAEVHFSAGGAVPGDRIIGIMEKDKGITIYPIQSPALQKFDDEPERWIDVRWDLDEANNTRFMARIMINALNEPGTLAEVTQTIATSDVNIRSMSMTRVAADFTEVHIDLEVWDLRQLNQLMGQLKELQCVSTINRVFV, from the coding sequence ATGATGCGTCAATATGAACTCGTCGAGCGGGTTCAGAAATACAAGCCCGATGTCAACGAGGCCTTGCTGAACAAGGCCTATGTCTATGCGATGCAGAAGCATGGGCAGCAGAAGCGGGCGAGCGGCGATCCCTATATCTCGCATCCCCTCGAAGTCGCCGCGATCCTCACGGACATGCGGCTCGACGAATCCACCGTCGCGGTGGCGCTGCTGCACGACACGATCGAGGATACCAGCGCGACGCGCGCGGAAATCGACGAGTTGTTCGGCGAGGATATCGGCGCGCTCGTCGAGGGCCTCACGAAGATCAAGAAGCTCGACCTCGTCTCCAAGAAGGCCAAGCAGGCGGAAAACCTGCGCAAGCTGCTGCTCGCCATTTCCGACGACGTGCGCGTGCTGCTCGTCAAGCTCGCCGACCGGCTGCACAACATGCGCACGCTGGACCACATGTCGCCCGAAAAGCGCGCCCGCATCTCCGAGGAGACGATGGACATCTATGCGCCGCTCGCCGGCCGCATGGGCATGCAGGACATGCGCGAGGAGCTGGAGGACCTTTCCTTCCGCTACATCAACCCGGAAGCCTACGAGACCGTCACGCGCAAGCTGGAGGAACTTTCCCGGCGCAACGAAGGCCTGATCCGCAAGATCGAGGACGAGCTGCGCGAGCTGCTGGTGACGAACGGCCTTGCCGAGGCGCTGGTCAAGGGCCGGCAGAAGAAGCCCTATTCGGTCTTCCGCAAGATGCAGTCGAAGTCGCTCTCCTTCGAGCAGCTGTCCGACGTCTACGCCTTCCGCATCCTCGTCGACGACGTTCCCGGCTGCTATGCGGCGCTCGGCATCGTGCACACGCGCTGGCGCGTCGTGCCGGGGCGTTTCAAGGACTATATCTCGACGCCCAAGCAGAACGACTACCAGTCGATCCACACGACCATCGTCGGCCCCTCGCGCCAGCGCATCGAGCTGCAGATCCGCACCAAGCGCATGCACGAGATCGCCGAATACGGCATCGCGGCGCATTCGCTCTACAAGGACAAGGAAGCGGTGAACGGCGACGTCGCCCCGTCGCCGCGCTCCAACGCCTATGCGATGCTGCGCCGGACGATCGAGGCGCTGGCGGAAGGCGACAATCCGGAAGAATTCCTGGAGCACACCAAGCTCGAGCTCTTCCAGGACCAGGTCTTCACCTTCACCCCGAAGGGCCAGCTCATCACGTTGCCGCGCGGCGCGACGCCGATCGATTTCGCCTATGCGGTGCACACAAATGTCGGCGACACCTGCGTCGGCGCCAAGATCAACGGCCGCATCATGCCGCTCGTCACCCGCCTCAACAATGGCGACGAGGTGGAGATCATCCGCTCCGGCATCCAGGTGCCGCCGCCGGCCTGGGAAGAGATCGTCGTCACCGGCAAGGCGCGCGCCGCCATTCGCCGCGCCACCCGCGCGGCCGTGCGCAAGCAATATTCCGGCCTCGGCTACCGCATCCTCGAGCGCACCTTCGACCGCGCCGGCAAGGTCTTCTCGCGGGACGGGCTGAAGCCGGTCCTGCACCGTCTCGGCCAGAAGGAGGTGGAGGACGCCATCGCCTCGGTCGGGCGCGGCGAACTCTCCTCGCTCGACGTGCTGCGCGCCGTTTTCCCGGATTATCAGGACGAGCGCGTCACGGTGAAGCCTAGCTCCGACGACGGCTGGTTCAACATGCGCAGCGTCGCCGGCATGGTGTTCAAGCTGCCCGGCAAGACCAAGGCTGAGCTGGAGCGCGGCGAAGGGGAGGCCGGTCCCGAGGCATTGCCGATCCGCGGTCTTTCCGGCAATGCCGAGGTGCATTTCTCCGCCGGCGGCGCCGTTCCCGGCGATCGCATCATCGGCATCATGGAGAAGGACAAGGGCATCACCATTTACCCGATCCAGTCGCCGGCCCTGCAGAAGTTCGATGATGAGCCGGAACGCTGGATCGACGTGCGCTGGGATCTCGACGAGGCCAACAACACCCGCTTCATGGCGCGCATCATGATCAACGCGCTGAACGAGCCGGGCACGCTCGCCGAGGTCACCCAGACGATCGCCACCAGCGACGTCAATATCCGCTCCATGTCGATGACGCGCGTCGCCGCCGACTTCACCGAGGTCCATATCGACCTGGAAGTCTGGGACCTCCGGCAGCTCAACCAACTCATGGGCCAGTTGAAGGAGCTGCAATGCGTCTCGACGATCAACCGCGTCTTCGTATGA
- the era gene encoding GTPase Era has product MTEEQNNPAGNGTNGEGPTHSGFVALIGATNAGKSTLVNRLVGAKVSIVSHKVQTTRAIVRGIAIHNNAQIVFMDTPGIFKPRRRLDRAMVTTAWGGAKDADVIMFLIDSERGLKGDAETILEGLKEVHQPKILVLNKVDRVNPEDLLKLAAAANEVVKFERTFMISALNGSGCEDVLDYLAAALPEGPWYYPEDQISDLPMRQLAAEITREKLFLRLHQELPYSSHVETERWEERKDGSVRIEQVIYVERDSQKKIALGKNGDAIKAISMASRKELSEILEQPVHLFLFVKVRENWGDDPARFREMGLDFPTS; this is encoded by the coding sequence ATGACCGAAGAACAGAACAACCCCGCCGGGAACGGCACGAACGGCGAGGGCCCGACCCATTCGGGCTTCGTGGCGCTCATCGGCGCGACCAATGCCGGCAAGTCGACGCTGGTCAACCGCCTCGTCGGCGCCAAGGTGTCGATCGTCAGCCACAAGGTGCAGACGACGCGCGCCATCGTGCGCGGCATCGCCATCCACAACAACGCCCAGATCGTCTTCATGGACACGCCCGGCATCTTCAAGCCGCGCCGCCGGCTCGACCGCGCCATGGTCACGACCGCCTGGGGCGGTGCCAAGGATGCCGACGTGATCATGTTCCTGATCGACAGCGAGCGCGGCCTTAAGGGCGACGCCGAGACGATCCTGGAGGGCCTGAAGGAGGTCCACCAGCCGAAGATCCTCGTCCTCAACAAGGTCGATCGGGTGAACCCGGAGGACCTGTTGAAGCTCGCCGCGGCCGCAAACGAGGTCGTCAAGTTCGAGCGCACCTTCATGATCTCGGCGCTGAACGGTTCGGGCTGCGAGGATGTGCTCGACTATCTCGCCGCGGCGCTGCCCGAGGGACCGTGGTATTATCCGGAAGACCAGATTTCCGACCTGCCGATGCGCCAGCTCGCGGCGGAAATCACCCGCGAGAAGCTGTTCCTGCGCCTCCACCAGGAGCTTCCCTATTCCTCGCATGTCGAGACGGAGCGATGGGAGGAGCGCAAGGACGGCTCCGTGCGCATCGAGCAGGTGATCTATGTCGAGCGCGACAGCCAGAAGAAGATCGCGCTGGGCAAGAACGGCGATGCGATCAAGGCCATCTCCATGGCCTCGCGCAAGGAGCTGTCGGAAATCCTCGAACAGCCCGTGCACCTCTTCCTCTTCGTGAAGGTGCGCGAGAACTGGGGCGACGACCCCGCCCGCTTCCGCGAAATGGGCCTGGATTTCCCGACGTCCTGA